In Dyadobacter subterraneus, a single genomic region encodes these proteins:
- a CDS encoding helix-turn-helix transcriptional regulator — MLPTLGIDNIIQVPAATEGFRIMHHQPINMPLIREAHKHDFFMLLIVEKGSGTHTIDFENYEVSDYTIFFLAPGQAHHWDLSPETTGYQILFPADFLKNYKIENPFFKTKSIPFLPVNQEYYDQLTSEIRQMEKELKISLPYTDAIIQNRLLIILSLLRRWYDESYQDSYVVKPNRLLQNFASLLDENYQQHNEVAFYANKLHVTANYLNTVCKKESGQTAGEHIRDRILLEIKRMLILTNVDIKEIAFGLGFNDTSYFGRFFKKFTGQTPLSFRRNQ; from the coding sequence CATCATCAGCCCATCAATATGCCGTTGATAAGGGAAGCGCATAAACATGATTTTTTCATGCTTTTGATTGTTGAAAAGGGCAGCGGAACACACACCATTGATTTTGAAAATTATGAGGTTAGTGATTATACTATTTTCTTTCTTGCGCCCGGACAAGCGCATCACTGGGATCTTTCACCAGAAACTACCGGATACCAAATTCTTTTCCCGGCTGATTTTCTTAAAAATTATAAAATTGAAAACCCGTTTTTTAAAACAAAATCAATTCCATTTCTGCCTGTCAATCAGGAATATTATGATCAGCTAACCTCCGAAATCAGGCAAATGGAAAAGGAGTTGAAAATTTCTTTACCTTATACGGATGCTATTATTCAAAACAGACTTCTTATCATTTTGTCTCTTTTAAGGCGCTGGTATGATGAAAGTTATCAGGATTCTTATGTCGTGAAACCGAACAGATTGCTTCAAAATTTTGCATCACTTCTGGATGAAAATTATCAACAGCATAACGAAGTTGCATTTTACGCTAACAAACTTCACGTCACAGCAAATTATCTGAATACAGTTTGTAAAAAAGAGTCGGGACAAACGGCTGGTGAACATATCCGGGACAGGATTTTGCTGGAAATCAAGCGTATGCTGATCCTGACAAATGTTGATATCAAGGAAATCGCTTTTGGACTGGGTTTTAATGATACTTCCTACTTTGGACGGTTTTTTAAAAAATTCACAGGACAAACGCCGTTGTCTTTCCGGAGAAATCAGTAA